ttcaatgctgCTTTCAGCgaaaaattttttgtttcttctacTAAAGTCAATGCAGATTGTCCtgaaaaattttttatacttgTAATAGCTCCATGCGCCAATAATTTTCGTGCAACTGGAACATGATTATTCTCAAGAGCATGAAAGATTGCAGTTCTTCCTGAACGATTGTCTTTCAAATTCACATCAACATCAGTCTTTAATAATGCATTAATTCCACTTAAGTTGCCGTTCAATGCACAATAATGTATAGGAGCCATGcctatgtatataaattaaataatttataatttaattaatgtaaatagtGATTCAGGATTTATGATTTCATATCAAATACTCACCATTAGAATCTACTTTATTTAGTAACTCATGATCTGTAACATATTGTAACAGAATAGGCAATAAAGAAGAGGATGATTTACAAGCTATAATTATTGCTGATTCATGTGCAGTTTCTGGTAAAACTGGTTTAGCTCCTTCATCTAGTAATAGTTGTACTATATCGTTAGATGCTTCCGACTGAACTGCTAATTCTAAGGAGGTCTGCAAAACAGAATGacattttcataattcaattatttttacgtATGTTAAGTAAATATAACAAGTTTACCATTTCATTTTCTGTTAATACATCAATACTTATTTTACAGGCTTTTAATACCAATAGGAGTCTTTTAACTTCTTGTAGATCATTGTCTAACACTGCTCTATGAATATTAAGCATTCCATTATTGTCCCACTGATGTACTGATGTGTAGTCAACTGTTAGCTGTGTATGAACTTTTCTAATTAGTGAGTATGGTATATCTAAAGTTCGTTTCacattatttactatattatcaTTTTCGATTTGACACTGAGTGAAATACATATCTAAAGTATGtagatcatttgtttgcaactgtGAATTCGtatttaacgaaaaatattcattatcaaaattattatgcTCCATAATACTAGGCTGCGTTGGTATGTTTAAGTCAGTCATAGGAGTTGTTGTGGAGTGCTCGATTTGTTTTATTCTTTCCAATGTAGGTATGTCTTCTTTCACTAACACAAAATTTTCTAAATCAAGGAGTCCAAACACATCAGTCTGTATCTGAGAATCGTGTACTGTCCTCAAGTTTTCAGGAGGAATAATTGGAACATGTTTTGCTATACCTATACCACAATCCTCGAGTGCTTTTAAAGCTTTAGCACGAAGTTCTTTATCAGTTACACTGATCAATGCTTCTTTAATTATATCTAAACGTTGTGACAGTTTTTGTTGCTTCACCTCATTTATAGTTTCCTCATTATCAATATTTGTACTATTGTTAGTATTTTCAAAGCATGATTTTTTATTCTTAGGTTCCATGATATTACAGGAGCTATCTTTTAAACAAGAAATAGTGTTTGTATTGTGAATTtccttattataaaatacatctTCAGAAATTGAACTAATTTGTGACTTGTTTTGAACAGTAGCATCTTGTACAATTTGCATCTCAAAGCTTTTTGCTTCAGTCTGAGCTTTTCCATTAGACTCTGTACTGTTGTCAAGTCTTAACATGTTTAGTCTTTCGATATTTTCACTATTCTCCTTCGAAGACTTATTCTCTATAACAGAAGCAAAATTTGCTTTACTGCTGTCTGTTTTGTTAATGATATTATCTATTTCCTTAATTTTAATTGCAACTTTCTTTGCCATAGTACCTTTCACTATAGGTTGCTTCAATACATCAACCTTTGTTGTAGATGTTTCTAAAGTACTGACTTTCAATATTGATGGTTCTGATacgttatttttcattatagtcttttttaacgtgttaactttcGCTTTGGATGCCTCTATTGGACTTTTTTGCAACATAGATCCTTTTATATTACCTATATTATcctttgtttttgtaattaaactATCATTTGATGTACTCAATGGTaccacatttttattttttggacTTCCATTACTTGTTACACGAGTATCATACAAtttattacaatgaattatattcgatagaaacatatttttactaGTTACATTATTGTCTAGGTCGTCATTTTGCAAAAATCTAGAAATTGTACATGGACTTTTGAGTAATTTGCTTTCAGAATTCTCCAAATTATATTTGTCACTATTAACATTGTCGGGTACATTCTTGATGCAAACAGATGTCTCTTGCATTATTGATGATTTATCTAATTTCTTTGAACATTTAAAGGAAAGGGTAACAggcttatttattttattcctcaAATCCAATTTGTTATAATCAATGGTTTTGCCTATTAAATTTGGAGACAAAAATTTCAGCTTAATTTCCCCAAGGTTCTTTCCATCCTTTGATTTTAACTGCATCTTCTTTACATCATTTGTCACAAACATGCCTTTACTCGATGGATTATTTAAATCTTTTGGCTGTGTTAAATTACATAATCGTTTTGGATATGTTACCCTACTGGGAAATTGTTGAGGCAACTTAAATTCTCGTTTACATTCTATTAAGGGTATGTTGATATCTTTTCTTGTTATTCTCCGAAATCTTTTAGGTGGAGGTGGAGACTCTGATTCCATTTAATAACTCTTCTGTGAAATTACAATCTtcaaattataacaaaattccCTGTGTTATGGAATGGAAGGAAATCACAGAACTTACAGTATTCGTTAGGCCATCACATACGTAACCTGCACGCAGGAAAATATTGCAATGTGAATTTGTACATTACAaagttttaattacatttaaattaaccTGTAcacataaaataatcaaaagctTTAAAGTACCACACTTATGACTCGTTTAGAGAAAATATAACccacaaaattttgaaaagagaATAGGAATCACCGAAGTAATTTGCGAAACGGGACATCCCTATCTAGGAAAATACACTGCTGCCGACCATCACAGAACAAAAAGTTTTAGTCTATATTGTGCAACCATAGTAGCCAATTCTGAAATGTGAATTactttttgcaaatattattttggtaatatttaaaaatttatttctaatacgATCTGAGTAATATTAAACAAACGTTACATCgaaacgaaatataaaaactttagCATAACAGTTAGGgcttaattgaaaaattaaccaAACATTAATTGTTTTTCCCAGTTTTACAActtataacaattttaatttatagtttatcaCAAACTTACGCGATTCAAGCTACAAACGATTACATACGATTGTAAACGGACCATTGATGATGTTGGTAATCCTGATAAATAGGTTACTTCGTTTATCGACGGTACTtaagaaatatacattttcgtaTACATCTAACGTTACTCATGGAATCAAAGATAAGATAGCCCTACTTCCGAATATCTCactgaattttaatttcttcaaatttcaagGGGATACTGCATTTACAAATACATCACATACAAAACGTAACAATTTCTCCATTCCTCTAGAGAATAATCCCAAACCACATTTTCTTCTTGCATCAAACTTACAAAAGTAACATACCAAATATATTCACACACTACAGTATGAATCCTAGCCTATAAACATCCATTCAAATTTCCTCCTGTCACGATTTTCCAATCGTGTACCCTAACACGAATATTATTCTATTGCATTAGTCAAATATCAATTTATCACGTTTTATCCCCAAAGCTGAGAACGCAAGAATGTCACCGTCAATCTCACCGTTTTGAAAGCACCGCCCTGCCGTCCGATGTGCATGTGTCACGGCAAGGAGGGCGGGCGGGAGATCGTTGAAAGGGGGAGAAAGAAATACGAGACGGTACTCGAATTCCATCTGTCGCAGTGGACTCGTAAATACCGAGTACCTAGTATCACGAGTTTAGTTACGGCCGACCGTTAACACGTATGGAGTGAGAAAACGAGGAGTGCACTCGCTATAGTTTCGCGGAGGTTCGCTGGTGCAGTCATGAACGATCGTCGGAACAATCGGGAAGTGGTCACGGTGTTGTTTTTATGTCTGATTTGGTACGTGATTTCGAGCAGCAACAATGTGGTGGGTAAAATGTTGCTGTCGGAGTTTCCCTATCCGTTGACAGTGACCATGGTCCAGCTAACCTCGATCACCGCCTATTCCGGTCCGTTCTTCAAAATGTGGGGTGTGCGGATGTACTCGACGGAAATCCCCTGGGGATATTATCTGCGGCTGATCGTGCCTCTCGCGCTGGGAAAATTCTTGGCGAACATATTCAGCCACGTCAGCATCTGGAAAGTCCCTGTGTCGTATGCCCATACTGGTACGAAACAACGCTATTTCGGCAGTCACGTGTACACCGTACCCCACGCTCATCTTTCAATTACAAAGCGCGCTGACCTTTATTAGATACGTCCAGGCTTAGTTCTGATAACGATCACCTGATAACGCGTGTACTTTCGTTTCTCGGTATTGCGCGTGGTAGAAGAGATGTTTTGGTTGACACAATCTTTGGCACACACACATGACACTTTTGCGCATTTGGATCACGTTTTGTTTGATACTTGATAGTCATTGTGAAAGGAATTTGAAgggaaaatgatttatttcgatgATATTTGTAGTCTTGATGATAGGAAGGGATAACAGTATTTGCTAATGAAACAGTGACGATTGTTGGAAATGAAAGATGTTTtggaatagaattatttatttttagttttattaatctTGTATGTTAACTGAAGTTTGGCTCTGTCCCAGTGAAGGCTACAATGCCCTTCTTCACGGTGTTCCTGTCCAGAGTAATCTTGAAAGAGAAGCAAACATGGAAGGTGTACTTTAGTCTGGTTCCAATTGTGGTTGGTGTTGGAGTTGCTACTTTAACGGAGCTTAGTTTCAATATGATAGGTCTTTTGAGTGCCTTAGCGTCTACCATGGCATTCGctttgcaaaatatttattccaaGAAGGTACTTATTAATAACTTTGTGTGTATATAAATATGCATTATTGATTGTGTTTTGGTATTTTCAGGTGCTACATGATACGGGAATACACCATTTGAGGCTCCTGTTAATTTTGAGTCGTTTAGCGTTATTGCTCTTCTCTCCCATATGGATACTGTTCGATCTGAGGCGTTTAATATACGATCCTGTAACTCATGGATCGACAGAATTAGATTACTATATATTGGGCCTGTTATTCTTAGACGGTGTATTGAATtggtttcaaaatattattgcaTTCTCAGTATTATCCATTGTCACTCCTCTAACTTATGCAGTGGCCAGTGCGAGCAAGCGTATATTTGTCATTGCAGTAACTTTATTTGTACTTGGTAATCCAGTAACATGGATAAATATATTCGGTATGACACTGGCCATTTTTGGAGTATTATGTTACAACAAAGCGAAGTATGATCAacggaaggagaaagagagtcaAACAGTTCTTCCAAAATATTACGATAAAAATCGTAATGGTGTTAGTAGTTCCTTCACGGCGAATGGATGGGCTGACAAGAAACAACAATCGTTTTCTGTCTAGTCTAAATTGTTAGACTTGTTTCTTATCGACAAGCTCTCACAAGTTTTCTCTAACGGATCATTATGTACCAGTCATGGCGATGTAatcagttatttattttaacagtgTAGGAAAGGCAAGGAGTAATGGGATTGTATAGAGAACATTGTAATGTTGGGATGTACAAATTTAAACTCGTCAGATGACAtagtatttatgtatatatacatattaccgCATATGTACATGtgacatgtatatatgtatatacgatcacgcgtatgtatatatacgtacatgcatagatatattttattaatattaattattgtgcACAAAGGTGTAATTGGTTATCTGTTTCcgctttgtatttttttatgtattacaCCAATATTGTTCTTGCGCTTTCCACAAGAATAGACCTGCTGGCAAGGTGGGATATATCGTTAAATTCGCAGTTGTTAGCGTACACGGTTGATTGCTGGGTCGATCAGCCTTAAAAGCCGGTCAGTTGCCCGATAACATTCCTATTAGCCCGATAACAAAGGTGAAACGAATCGGTCCGGTTTCATAGATCGAGTTCATTTCAATACGCGTTACGTGTCCATTATCGAACAATGGTATTCGTGTAGTATCGATTACGTATTACATTTTACTTTCATGATCAGAGTGGCCGGCCACAATAAACGCGAACACGAGTTCGAGATAATGCGATGCCAATCGTTCGCGTGTCGTGACATCGAGTTTCGCAAGCTCATAGGTTGTTAACAATGGAAACACGATACGGTTAAACTCCCCGTGACAGGGAGCTTCTCTTTTGCAATACTCTCAGAATACTTCTGGTCATTATTATTAACCGCACGAACGGGGTATCAGTTTTAGCGATAATGATaaaagcaaaaaagaaaaaaaaaggagaaagcaaAATTACACTTTTCCTTCTGCAACGCCTGTTAGATTATAATATACCTCTGAGAGTTAATAGAATGTTTTTATTCGAGGCTTAGATGCGCGCGACATCGTCGCCCCGTATGCGTGTGTTCGGTTGCGGTGTGCGTGGGAATTGTGTGCAGGAGAAGATGTTCTAGCTAAAAGCAatctatacatttatttttataaataaaatacaggtgtgtaaaaaaatataccaGATACCATCCACCGAATCGTTTACAGTACAACTCAATCACGACGTtgctctttaaccccttgtcctacagtGTTTTTATGATGTTAGGAGGAGACACTGGTCTGGCGATGGTCAGGTCTAAACGCGAGCCAGCTGCAGCGATCAGCGGTACTGCCAGACAACAGTCGCAGTCTTCGGTGCTGGCCTCGTTTACCCGCAAGATCCTGTCGTAAGGTCGCAGGACGCCGTCGCAGGGTCCACCAGGTCGTAGACGGTTTATGTAGACTCCCCGTTCGTACAACCCGTCCGACACTGAAAACCCGAAGTCCTCGTACACTGGATCCTTGTGCAAAGACACGTGAACTATCTGCTGCGGTCTGTCTGAACTGCTACGTTCCTGTGGCCTAACAGAAATCAACGCAAATTATACATTAACATTGTAAACCAATAGTATCAAACTGATTACTCAAGACTGTTCGTTTTCTTTTACCCAGGGAAAGGCGGCATAGGAAGATCCAGTTGTCCACTGTCCACGGAAGCAGTGTCCCATAACCTTAGAATCTCTGGACCCGCTCCGCTATTCTCTCCCAGCTCTCCCCAAGAATCTACCGCACTGTCCACGCTTGGAAGACTTCCTCTTGTAGGCCGTAGTAGTCCACTAGAGTATTGTTGAGTCGTGTCGCTTCCTATACTGGAGTCTCTGCAAAGACTCTCTATGAAGTCTCCAGTACTATCTCACTGCGTTCTGTACTTTGTAATGTTAGACGCATTCGCGACCGCTGACGAGAATTCAcgtctttttaaatattctattcttttattctttcccTTTTGCGACTTATTTAACCTTTTCGTTGCGACCTTACTCGCGAATGTGCTATCACGGTAGGAGTAAGTCCCTACGTGGAGACACTAGTTTTATCACGACCTAATTGACTTTACGTACGTTACTTTAATAGTTAGTggtatattgtaatttattaattccttattctagttgtattacatattataaaatataatacaatagtatataatacataaaacaagGCGTCAGGCATCGGGTGACTACAGTCACCACTAGCATCGAAAAGGTTAACGAAAAGTTCTCCATTTTAAACACCAGATCGTTACAAGACTAATGTttctaaacaaattttctaatttttacctctcttttaacacgttgagtgctatGGGGATCAACCgtgactcccaaccaaatcgaattactatagttcactcaattaaacgacgattatttgaaaatattcgtatattataaataatgttatcaaaatgcaattcaatcgaatgatttaatatcatattttttccattttatgtattctGCTCTTTaaaatcgtacggcattcaacgtgttaacgtcaGAAATTTGCAGTAATTAGATCTTCGTTTCTACCGGCAACGAGTAttagaaaagcgaaaaatttaTCGGTCGGAAGTGTGTCAACATTTTAGTATCATAGGACAGTGAAGTAGTATTTTGCGCGGTGTGAAGCTTTCACTGCGCCGTGTCATGTTACTCAAAGGTCAAAGCATCGCGAGTGACGTTAATGATAGCTATCCGTTACCTGTTCTCCGAAACGGGGTCCGGTTTCCTGACAGTTAGAGCGACGACCGAACTTCCCGGGCGATGTAACAATTGCGCGGCCTGCCTAAGGTCGCCTGGGTCCAGTTTTTGTCCGTCTATCGCCAATAGCCTATCACCGGCTGCCAAGCTTCCCGTTCTGTATGCCAGTGATCCCTTGCGGACCTCCGTGATGATTAGGTCCTCGTTAACCGTTAGGCCAACGTCCGGCTGACCACCGATCGGCCTCGCTACTCGCACGGTGAATACCCCTGAACTGGGTACAACCGGTCCACCGACCTTGTACTCGATCACCAGTTCAATCTACCGTGAAATCGAAGTAATTAGTTAGCTCTTAAGCTACTGATCACGAGTGGTTAAGTCGCGGTGATGGTTTACCCACTGAAAACACGTTAACAGGCTTCTCAGTGTCTATCGCTATTAAACtcgtataatattttactgtcgacaatttggaagaaacgcaacgaaattttccattctacttcaagtcaGACgactcaaaatgacccatttctgatttcttctttttgtaattatcaaaaaggtaacagatgtttcttggagaaaatattagagaaattgatatagcaatacgcaaactgaattttacatgaattaaagtcttaatagatgcacccttaagtttctatagaggaatttcaaaaggtcaatttaactgctcggcagttttagagttcattcaattaaatgatgattatttgaaaaaatttctatattataagtaatggcACCTAATGTGGTGCCATTCaactaaatcaacgtgcaataataatattgcaattcaatcaaatgatttagtattatatttcttccattttgtgtatttcgctctGTGAAATCGCGCAGCATTCAACTTGTTAACCAACTTCCAGTAGGTAAACTGTTAACCGAAAGAAGACATGACGCTTACAACTTGCGAGCTCTCCAGTATACCATTGACCTCCGGCGGCTGCAGGTCCCTGAGGAACCTGCGATTGATCGCCAACACTTTGTCACCGGGCAGTAAGACGCCGCTTCTCTCGGCTGGGCCACCAGCCTCCAACAAACTGACCACGTATCCTAGACGGTCCTCCGCGGGTTTCAAGGCCAGACCGAAGCCCTTGTGATCAGGTCTCAAGACAACAGTCAGACTTTCCTTAGTTTGTAAAGTCTGATTCGAGGATTGCTGAGCCTGCGGTTGCGCCCGTCTCTTCACCGTCCTCTGAGAGGCGCTCGGCGGCCTGGGCAGAATCTGTAGCCTAGCGATCCTCGAGTTGTCGAAATTATTCCTGAGCAGCTTAGCTGCCGTGACAGCGTCCTGCACAGGCGTCTCGTCAACGGCCAACAGCTTGTCCCCCGGATGCAAAGCTCCGCAGCGGTCCGCGGTGCTCGCTGGCCGCAGACTCTCGATGTAGACTCCGTTCGCAGTCTCCCTGACGGTTAGCCCTAGCTCCCCTGTAACAGGAATAAACCATCGATCAATCGTTGACTCCGAAATGGCCCGTCTGTCTGCATTGAATGGACTTTCCCGGTTCTAAGAGCTCTCGCGGGCATGAAAGGTCTGGTAATTAGGGGTCGGAAATAGATCTCGGTCCCTTTGCGTTCAGTTCGTGGAAGTGCACCGATGTAAACAGTCGAAGTTCTAGCCGCAATCTTTATTTAGTTACCCCTGCGGTCTATAATTACCCGCCGGAAAACACTTTATCGAGTGCAGCGACTTTCGACCCGCGAACTATCTGAGAACCGGCTAAGCTCGTGGAGGACAATGGCAATTAAGTGGTATACCAGAGATGCCGCGTTCCAGTTGCACCAGGAGAGGGCCAGACGTGGCAGCCCTAGCTTCCTCCATGTTGGCGACGTCGTACTCGATGGTCAAGGAAGCGACCGGCGCGTCCGAGCTCCTCCTGAGCGCTCTCTGAGCCTCCGTCAGGGTCAGACCCCGCAGCTCAGTGTCGTCCACGGCTAGCAGCCTGTCTCCGGGTCTGACTCTCCCCTCTTTCGCCGCTGGCCCGTCGGACTTCACCCCAGTGACTACCAGTGCCCTGGAGACTCCGCCCCTTAAGGTCACCCCTAAGCTGCCACCTTCACGTTCGACCCTGACTTGGGCAACCTTTGAGGACACGCTGGACGGGGCCGAGATAGGGCCATCCTGATCATCCAGTAGCAAGAAACTAGGCGGATGGTAGCTCTGCGGAGACATGTCGTCAGCCCTGGTCGAGTCGGAACTGGCAGATGTGGCCACGCTTCCGGGCCTAGTACGGCTCTTGTGCGATCGCATGGTGGTCAGTCTCAGGGAACTAAACATCCTCGGCCTTTGCTACCAGGTGTGTATCACGGCAGGGTAACCGTTCGCATCGCTGATGGATACAGAGAGTAACTGGTTACAACTGTTCTAGGGTTCAAATATTATCATCATCCTCACCGGAGACACCGAGATCGAGCCGGCTGCCAGACTC
The window above is part of the Nomia melanderi isolate GNS246 chromosome 2, iyNomMela1, whole genome shotgun sequence genome. Proteins encoded here:
- the LOC116426042 gene encoding uncharacterized protein LOC116426042, with the protein product MESESPPPPKRFRRITRKDINIPLIECKREFKLPQQFPSRVTYPKRLCNLTQPKDLNNPSSKGMFVTNDVKKMQLKSKDGKNLGEIKLKFLSPNLIGKTIDYNKLDLRNKINKPVTLSFKCSKKLDKSSIMQETSVCIKNVPDNVNSDKYNLENSESKLLKSPCTISRFLQNDDLDNNVTSKNMFLSNIIHCNKLYDTRVTSNGSPKNKNVVPLSTSNDSLITKTKDNIGNIKGSMLQKSPIEASKAKVNTLKKTIMKNNVSEPSILKVSTLETSTTKVDVLKQPIVKGTMAKKVAIKIKEIDNIINKTDSSKANFASVIENKSSKENSENIERLNMLRLDNSTESNGKAQTEAKSFEMQIVQDATVQNKSQISSISEDVFYNKEIHNTNTISCLKDSSCNIMEPKNKKSCFENTNNSTNIDNEETINEVKQQKLSQRLDIIKEALISVTDKELRAKALKALEDCGIGIAKHVPIIPPENLRTVHDSQIQTDVFGLLDLENFVLVKEDIPTLERIKQIEHSTTTPMTDLNIPTQPSIMEHNNFDNEYFSLNTNSQLQTNDLHTLDMYFTQCQIENDNIVNNVKRTLDIPYSLIRKVHTQLTVDYTSVHQWDNNGMLNIHRAVLDNDLQEVKRLLLVLKACKISIDVLTENEMTSLELAVQSEASNDIVQLLLDEGAKPVLPETAHESAIIIACKSSSSLLPILLQYVTDHELLNKVDSNGMAPIHYCALNGNLSGINALLKTDVDVNLKDNRSGRTAIFHALENNHVPVARKLLAHGAITSIKNFSGQSALTLVEETKNFSLKAALK
- the LOC116426046 gene encoding solute carrier family 35 member E1 homolog, yielding MNDRRNNREVVTVLFLCLIWYVISSSNNVVGKMLLSEFPYPLTVTMVQLTSITAYSGPFFKMWGVRMYSTEIPWGYYLRLIVPLALGKFLANIFSHVSIWKVPVSYAHTVKATMPFFTVFLSRVILKEKQTWKVYFSLVPIVVGVGVATLTELSFNMIGLLSALASTMAFALQNIYSKKVLHDTGIHHLRLLLILSRLALLLFSPIWILFDLRRLIYDPVTHGSTELDYYILGLLFLDGVLNWFQNIIAFSVLSIVTPLTYAVASASKRIFVIAVTLFVLGNPVTWINIFGMTLAIFGVLCYNKAKYDQRKEKESQTVLPKYYDKNRNGVSSSFTANGWADKKQQSFSV
- the Grip gene encoding glutamate receptor interacting protein — encoded protein: MFSSLRLTTMRSHKSRTRPGSVATSASSDSTRADDMSPQSYHPPSFLLLDDQDGPISAPSSVSSKVAQVRVEREGGSLGVTLRGGVSRALVVTGVKSDGPAAKEGRVRPGDRLLAVDDTELRGLTLTEAQRALRRSSDAPVASLTIEYDVANMEEARAATSGPLLVQLERGISGELGLTVRETANGVYIESLRPASTADRCGALHPGDKLLAVDETPVQDAVTAAKLLRNNFDNSRIARLQILPRPPSASQRTVKRRAQPQAQQSSNQTLQTKESLTVVLRPDHKGFGLALKPAEDRLGYVVSLLEAGGPAERSGVLLPGDKVLAINRRFLRDLQPPEVNGILESSQVIELVIEYKVGGPVVPSSGVFTVRVARPIGGQPDVGLTVNEDLIITEVRKGSLAYRTGSLAAGDRLLAIDGQKLDPGDLRQAAQLLHRPGSSVVALTVRKPDPVSENRDSSIGSDTTQQYSSGLLRPTRGSLPSVDSAVDSWGELGENSGAGPEILRLWDTASVDSGQLDLPMPPFPGPQERSSSDRPQQIVHVSLHKDPVYEDFGFSVSDGLYERGVYINRLRPGGPCDGVLRPYDRILRVNEASTEDCDCCLAVPLIAAAGSRLDLTIARPVSPPNIIKTL